A single window of Solanum dulcamara chromosome 5, daSolDulc1.2, whole genome shotgun sequence DNA harbors:
- the LOC129889069 gene encoding uncharacterized protein LOC129889069 gives MEDNLMNGIVMDLDLNQEPMESSALGLGSLLNDFETAHSRIEQRILQLEAVAARSLHRHRWRQAHNSADDETRNSADTGDVVGNEVQHHNFVGNGKGCKRDRSHLVAKALEMDLVVKKVDKNGGSFFDCNICFDIAKEPILTCCGHLYCWSCFYQLPYVDSTTKECPDCKGEVTDANITPIYGNSNSYCSKEVHCGSELPPRPKANRVESVRQQRVTRGLSHIPVAEALRRIRTSIGLGDHPHQLETGGVSSSSVSGSHELQNTEATGIRRLRSRVFSRVLSESAASLSSELENAQRMIEDLEASLTDRIHERSNSQVSSIGHVAADEGNSPRRDAAIIRSEHQTLDSIAETSSVASFPSSSQSNEVSDAALQLENLTTDSGNLPVSRSPSSSRRRSSFSRLSDLDSELLHETRRRRFN, from the coding sequence ATGGAAGATAATTTGATGAATGGTATAGTAATGGATCTTGATTTGAACCAGGAACCTATGGAGTCGTCAGCTTTAGGATTAGGGTCTTTGTTGAATGATTTCGAAACTGCTCATAGTAGGATAGAGCAAAGAATTCTTCAGCTTGAGGCTGTTGCAGCTAGATCCTTGCATCGCCATAGGTGGCGTCAGGCTCATAATTCTGCTGATGATGAGACTCGTAATTCTGCTGATACGGGTGATGTGGTGGGTAATGAGGTTCAACATCACAATTTTGTAGGGAACGGAAAAGGATGCAAAAGAGATAGATCCCATTTAGTAGCAAAGGCATTGGAGATGGATTTAGTTGTTAAGAAAGTTGATAAGAATGGTGGAAGTTTCTTTGACTGTAATATATGTTTTGATATTGCAAAAGAACCTATTTTGACTTGTTGTGGCCATTTATATTGTTGGTCATGCTTTTATCAGTTGCCTTATGTTGATTCAACTACAAAAGAGTGTCCTGATTGCAAGGGAGAGGTGACAGATGCAAATATTACTCCAATTTATGGCAATTCAAACAGTTACTGCTCCAAAGAAGTGCACTGTGGTTCGGAATTACCACCAAGGCCAAAAGCAAATAGAGTCGAGAGTGTTAGACAGCAGCGTGTGACTCGGGGTTTGTCTCATATCCCAGTTGCAGAAGCACTTAGGCGAATTAGGACTAGTATTGGATTGGGCGATCACCCACACCAACTGGAGACTGGTGGCGTTAGTTCAAGTTCTGTGAGCGGCTCTCATGAGTTGCAAAATACTGAGGCCACTGGCATCAGGCGATTACGCTCCCGAGTGTTTTCAAGGGTATTATCAGAGAGTGCGGCTTCTCTTTCATCGGAATTAGAAAATGCACAGCGGATGATTGAGGACCTTGAAGCGTCACTTACAGACCGCATTCACGAAAGAAGCAATTCGCAAGTTTCATCGATTGGTCATGTTGCAGCTGATGAAGGTAATTCTCCCAGAAGAGATGCTGCTATCATACGATCAGAGCATCAGACTCTGGATTCAATTGCAGAGACAAGTTCTGTTGCATCTTTTCCTTCCTCTTCTCAATCAAATGAAGTTTCTGATGCTGCACTTCAGTTGGAAAACCTGACAACTGATAGTGGAAACCTGCCTGTCAGTCGATCTCCATCGTCTTCCAGGAGGAGAAGTAGTTTCTCGAGGCTTTCAGATTTAGATAGCGAACTTCTTCAtgaaacaagaagaagaagatttaaCTGA